The genomic window CGAGAGGTTCCCGCCTTCAACCCTATAGGTCTCAACTACGGGAGAATGATGCATATATACTTTCACTTCATCAGTCGTCCAGTCATACTCAAGAGTGCCCTTATATCCAAAAAGTCTCACACCGCGTTTGCCGCCACCCTTTCGTGTGAAGAAGTTCTGAGAGTAGCTGACATGCATACCCGTCTCATAACGGATCATTGCACCACCGGAATCTTCATTGCCGGTATCTAGCGCAAAGCTGCACATATTATCATTAGGCTCAACACGCTTTGCAACTTGAGTGGAAAAGTGCATATGATACGGGCTTTCAAGACAGGTGTCCCACTCCTTGCAGTCGTTGCATTTCAGACCTGCCGGACGGTCGCCCTTGAAGACCTGCTTGCTGGTCATAGCGGCTATCATGACGGGTTTGATATCACCAAGCAGATAATTGATATTGTCAAAGTCATGCGTGGCTTTTTGGAGCCAGAGACCGTGGGTCTCGTTCTCATCACGATACCAGCCGTGATAGTAGCACCCGCCGTAGAAAACGTTGTTCCACGCCTGCACATGCTCAATCGTACCCAATTTGCCCGAATCGACGATCTCTTTTGCCATGCGCGTCAGAGGAGTCACCCTTAGCGGGAACGACACAACCACTTTGCTGGTGCTCTTCTCCGCTGCATCACGCAGCGCGATGAGGTCCTCCATAGTGGTCGCAATCGGCTTTTCGAGATAGAGAGGAAGATTGCGCTTGAGCGCCTTGATTCCCATCTTTGCATGAAGATGGCAGCGAGTACCGACCAGAACGCCGTCGAGCTTCTCTTTGTCGAGCATCTCGTCGGGATCAGTGTAGAAAGCCACTTTGTCGGGGTCTTTCTCATCTTCCCGCATCTTTGCCTTGATCTCGTCATTTCTGACGTCAGTGATTGCCGTAACTTCGGGTCCCTCACCGAGCCGCTGCATAAAATTAATTACATTGTTGATTCTTCTTCCGTAACCGAGTACACCGAGACGTATCATTTTCTTTCTAATCCATCCTTCTTATAAGCCCTACAACTTTGCCGACAACATCTACGCTGTCGAAATACATCGGCTCCATGGATGAGTTCGCCGGTTGGAGCCGAACCCGGCCATTCTCTTTGAAGATATGTTTTACGGTGGCCTCGTCCTCGACCATCGCAACAACCGTATCGCCATTTTCGGCGGCGTCCTGTTTTCGGACGATTACATAATCGCCGTCCATAATGCCGTCCTCGATCATGCTTTCGCCCTTGACCCGGAGCATAAAGCCATCGCCGCCCCCCAGAAACTCGCCCGGCACAGGAAGAGTATCCTCCACATTCTCATAGGCAAGTATCGGACGGCCTGCCGCGACATTACCGACAAGTGGCAGGTTCGCGACGTTTTTACGCTTTGCCGACTTTATGCCGTCCGTCACAACGCGAATTGCCCTGGTGAGCACCGCATCGCGCCGGATCAGGCCCGCATTCTCAAGACCCTTCAGGTGAGCATGGACGGTCGAGCTGGAACTGAGGCCGACCGCCTCTCCGATCTCACGCACCGTGGGCGGATAACCCTGCTCCTCGGTATGCCTGACGATATAATCCAAAATTTGTCTCTGCCTGTGGGTAAGCTCTTTATCCATATATACCTCCCAATGGCTAAACGTCAAAAATAGCCTGCGCGCGCCATGAGCTGTCACTCTGGTCGACCAGCATCTTGTGATATGTAACGGCCTTTATGCTCGGACCCAGCCACTCGATGTCATCGGCGATCTTGCGATAGGAGACCATGCATACCAGCCTGCCTGCCGACATATCGATTATCTCGAAGTCCAAAGGCAGCAGTCCGTCACCGTCAAAGAGCACAATGAGTGACGACAGAAATCGCTCCAAGAGCGCAACATCATCATCACCCGCTGAGACGACTTCGATGATATCGGTCGGCACGTATTTGTCCAAATCGGCCACTATCGAGAACATGCCGAATGCGGCGCTCTCAAACGCTTCCGCCTTGCTGCCGCCGTATCCGATCACTCCGATATCCGCCGTGTGCTCGATCAATTCGAACTTATGTTCGCGCTTCATTTTAGTGTTTATACGCCGAGTGCAGCGAAACCTCCTTCGTCGAAATAATTAATCATCAGTCTCGCATGCAATACGGCTGCTGAATATCTTGTTCATACGAATCCCCACGATGCGTTCATTTATTTCTTTGCTCACAAAAACGCGGCCAAAATCCTCAGCGCCCATTATAATCGACTTGTAAAGCTCGGACGCGCGGATAGTCATTATCTGATACCATCTTGAACCCGGACGGAGTTGCATTCCCTCAAAAATTGAGTAACCTCCCCAGGCAAAAAGCATCTCTCTGGGCTTCAGGCCTTTGGTATCGGTCTGTTGAGCGATGTGACCACTGAGCAATGCGCACCTGACAGTCCAAAGCTCTCTCGGGCTGATACCCATCCTCTCGGGATGCAGATAGTTCTTTACCCAGGCTATGAAATCATGCTCGAACAAGACTTCGCAATCGTCCGGCAGACCCAGATAGGCCATACTCTCCACAGTCGCGCATATAAGCGACAGCGCCGTGCCGGTATGCTCGTGGCTCAGCGCAATCCTTATCGCAGTAATAAGACCCGTCGGGCCGAAATACCTGTTGTAGAACCTCTCTTTTGCGTTCAACACAGCCCCCTGTTTTGCGCATCCTGCTCAAAACTTGATGTCATGATATCCTGTTATCTGCTGCGCGTCTATAGCCCTTGACTATCACATTCGCCCGGCATAAAATCTGGATGTGAACAAGCAAGTGCCGGCATCCCACCTTAGGATGACTGGCGAGACACTCTCACGCTTGCTGGCTCGTTATGAAGAAGATGGTCTGATTGAGATCCAAGGCCGCAAACTCAAGATCATCTCAATTGGGGATATGGAGGATGTGGCCGGACTAATAGACATTTAATTCAGTTTGCATAACTACCACTTAGCGGATAGAATGTAGCTAGACGACATTAAATTGGAGAAGTGCAGTGAGTCTACCCATAGATGTTGACAAAAAGCGACTGGTTGATTTTTGTCGCAAAAACAATATAAGCAAACTTGCGTTCTTCGGCTCTGTGCTTCGCGAAAATTTCAGGCCCGACAGTGATGTGGATGTGCTTGTAGAATTCCTACCTGATCATGAACCGGGACTTATCAGGATGTCGGCCATGGAACGAGAACTCTCGGAATTACTGGGCCGAAAAGCTGACCTTAGGACACCTGAAGATCTGAGCAGGTATTTCCGAGAGGAAGTCATAACCGGATCAGAGGTTCAGTATGCAGCATAAAGAAGATTTGGTTCGTCTTCAACATATGCTGGATGCATCTCTTGAAGCAGTCGGCTTTGCCGAGGGCAAAAACCGGTCGGATTTAGACACGGATAGGCAACTCGTGCTATCGCTTGTTCGATCAATTGAAGTTGTAGGCGAAGCAGCAAGCAAGGTATCCGCTGAGTGCCGGGTCCAATATCCTCAAATTGACTGGGCGGATATGGTGGGAATGCGCAATCGACTCATCCATGCATACTTCGATATCAATTTGACCATAGTCTGGCGCACAGTAACTGAGGAGTTACCTGTACTGATCAGCATATTACAGTCCTTACTTTCGGCTGAGTAAAAAGGATCATACCCTGCCACGTCAAAGAATAGCAGTATGGACGAACAACCTGAACCGCACGCAAAAGGCTGCCCCATCGGCTGCCTTATATATTGTGTTGGCATACCGCTTCTTATAACAGGAGCCCTCTTTGCAATTTTAGTTATAAACAACCGCCCGCCGCATGTTAAAGTACCGCCTCAGAAGCTACCAAATCCAAATGGGTGGAGTTACTTTGTGAATGCCGGAAAAATGCTTCCCAGCTCGAATCAGATCGAAATGGGGCCGCTTTCTTCTGTTAGGCCGCTGAATTCCTGGACAATGGCTGAATACAAGCAGTATATGCGGGCAAATGCTCCGG from Armatimonadota bacterium includes these protein-coding regions:
- a CDS encoding Gfo/Idh/MocA family oxidoreductase, coding for MIRLGVLGYGRRINNVINFMQRLGEGPEVTAITDVRNDEIKAKMREDEKDPDKVAFYTDPDEMLDKEKLDGVLVGTRCHLHAKMGIKALKRNLPLYLEKPIATTMEDLIALRDAAEKSTSKVVVSFPLRVTPLTRMAKEIVDSGKLGTIEHVQAWNNVFYGGCYYHGWYRDENETHGLWLQKATHDFDNINYLLGDIKPVMIAAMTSKQVFKGDRPAGLKCNDCKEWDTCLESPYHMHFSTQVAKRVEPNDNMCSFALDTGNEDSGGAMIRYETGMHVSYSQNFFTRKGGGKRGVRLFGYKGTLEYDWTTDEVKVYMHHSPVVETYRVEGGNLSHGGGDTVLVDNFKRVITEGAESIAPIEAGLLSVLMCLKAKESDKTNTFQEIKYPDR
- a CDS encoding helix-turn-helix domain-containing protein, whose translation is MNKQVPASHLRMTGETLSRLLARYEEDGLIEIQGRKLKIISIGDMEDVAGLIDI
- a CDS encoding HepT-like ribonuclease domain-containing protein — its product is MQHKEDLVRLQHMLDASLEAVGFAEGKNRSDLDTDRQLVLSLVRSIEVVGEAASKVSAECRVQYPQIDWADMVGMRNRLIHAYFDINLTIVWRTVTEELPVLISILQSLLSAE
- the lexA gene encoding transcriptional repressor LexA; the protein is MDKELTHRQRQILDYIVRHTEEQGYPPTVREIGEAVGLSSSSTVHAHLKGLENAGLIRRDAVLTRAIRVVTDGIKSAKRKNVANLPLVGNVAAGRPILAYENVEDTLPVPGEFLGGGDGFMLRVKGESMIEDGIMDGDYVIVRKQDAAENGDTVVAMVEDEATVKHIFKENGRVRLQPANSSMEPMYFDSVDVVGKVVGLIRRMD
- a CDS encoding archease translates to MKREHKFELIEHTADIGVIGYGGSKAEAFESAAFGMFSIVADLDKYVPTDIIEVVSAGDDDVALLERFLSSLIVLFDGDGLLPLDFEIIDMSAGRLVCMVSYRKIADDIEWLGPSIKAVTYHKMLVDQSDSSWRAQAIFDV
- a CDS encoding nucleotidyltransferase domain-containing protein: MSLPIDVDKKRLVDFCRKNNISKLAFFGSVLRENFRPDSDVDVLVEFLPDHEPGLIRMSAMERELSELLGRKADLRTPEDLSRYFREEVITGSEVQYAA